In one window of Ruminococcus hominis DNA:
- a CDS encoding ABC transporter ATP-binding protein, whose amino-acid sequence MYLELNQVKKSFGSGENKTEVLKGISCGIKKGDICVLLGPSGSGKSTLLNIIGGIENIDSGSIRIGDEQMESMNEKQLAQYRRKHLGYVFQAYNLIPNLTVKENIEVGAYLSKNPLELDGLLKTLGLWEHKDKIPNQLSGGQQQRTAIGRALIKNPDILLCDEPTGALDYQTSKEILQLIEDVNQKFGNTVILVTHNDAIQGMADQVIKLRDGQIRKCIYNDKKQAVAELEW is encoded by the coding sequence ATGTATCTGGAACTGAATCAAGTAAAAAAATCATTTGGAAGCGGAGAAAACAAAACAGAAGTACTCAAAGGTATTTCGTGTGGGATTAAGAAAGGGGATATCTGTGTTTTACTTGGCCCGTCAGGGTCAGGGAAATCCACTCTGTTAAATATCATCGGTGGCATTGAAAATATCGATAGCGGCTCGATTCGAATCGGCGATGAACAGATGGAGAGCATGAATGAAAAGCAGTTGGCCCAGTATCGTCGAAAACATTTAGGTTATGTATTTCAGGCGTACAATCTGATTCCGAATCTGACCGTAAAGGAAAATATTGAGGTTGGCGCATATTTATCCAAAAATCCGCTGGAGCTAGATGGTTTGCTGAAAACACTGGGGCTATGGGAACATAAAGACAAAATTCCAAATCAGCTTTCAGGAGGACAGCAGCAGAGAACCGCAATTGGACGGGCTTTGATTAAGAATCCGGATATTTTGCTCTGCGATGAGCCAACAGGAGCATTGGATTATCAGACCTCTAAAGAAATTTTACAATTGATTGAAGATGTGAATCAAAAATTCGGAAATACGGTTATTCTTGTGACACACAATGATGCGATTCAGGGAATGGCAGATCAGGTCATCAAATTGCGTGACGGACAGATCCGCAAATGCATTTACAATGACAAGAAACAAGCTGTGGCAGAGTTGGAATGGTAA
- the feoB gene encoding ferrous iron transport protein B: MSVKIALAGNPNCGKTTLFNALTGSNQFVGNWPGVTVEKKEGKLKGHKDVIIMDLPGIYSLSPYTLEEVVARNYLIGERPDAIINIIDGTNIERNLYLSTQIMELGIPVIMAVNMIDILEKTGDKIHLDKLSKKLGCEVVAISALKGTGIKEAANKAVKLAQKKQSAETVHEFSRDAEAIIDKVEYKLSGIVPEEQKRFFAIKLLEKDDKIKDQMKATVDVSAEIKEMEGKFDDDTESIITNERYVYISSIIGDCITKSKAKGELTTSDKIDRIVTNRWLALPIFAVIMWIVYYVSVTTVGAFVTDWTNDVLFGEIIPPAIEKLLVSVHCAAWLQGLILDGIVAGVGAVLGFVPQMLVLFIFLAFLESCGYMARVAFIMDRIFRKFGLSGKSFIPMLIGTGCGVPGVMASRTIENDRDRKMTIMTTTFIPCGAKLPIIALIAGALFDGASWVAPSAYFVGIAAIICSGIILKKTKMFAGDPAPFVMELPAYHMPTVGNVLRSMWERGWSFIKKAGTIITLSTILLWFLMSFGWVDGSFGMLEAEQLNDSILASIGNVIAPLFAPLGWGDWKMAVAAVTGLIAKENVVGTFGILFGFAEVAENGTEIWGQLAGSMTAVAAYSFLVFNLLCAPCFAAMGAIKREMNNAKWFWFAIGYQTLLAYVVSLCIYQIGTLITAGTFGVGTVVAFILIIGFLYLLFRPYKESKTLKVSAGTI; encoded by the coding sequence ATGTCAGTAAAAATTGCACTAGCAGGTAATCCGAACTGTGGAAAAACAACACTGTTCAATGCACTGACAGGTTCCAATCAATTTGTTGGTAACTGGCCAGGCGTAACTGTAGAGAAAAAAGAGGGAAAACTAAAAGGACACAAAGATGTTATAATCATGGATTTGCCGGGAATTTATTCCCTTTCACCATACACCTTGGAAGAGGTTGTTGCAAGAAACTATCTGATCGGTGAAAGACCAGATGCAATCATCAATATTATCGATGGAACAAACATTGAACGTAACTTGTACTTATCAACACAGATCATGGAGCTTGGTATTCCGGTAATCATGGCTGTAAACATGATTGATATCCTGGAAAAGACCGGTGATAAAATCCATCTGGACAAATTAAGTAAAAAGCTTGGCTGTGAAGTTGTTGCGATTTCTGCATTAAAAGGAACAGGAATCAAAGAAGCAGCAAACAAAGCAGTGAAACTTGCCCAGAAAAAACAGTCTGCAGAAACAGTTCATGAATTTTCAAGAGATGCAGAAGCAATTATCGATAAGGTAGAATACAAATTATCAGGAATCGTTCCAGAAGAACAGAAGAGATTCTTTGCGATCAAACTTCTGGAAAAAGATGATAAGATCAAAGACCAGATGAAAGCAACAGTAGATGTATCTGCTGAGATCAAAGAAATGGAAGGGAAATTTGATGATGATACAGAAAGCATTATCACAAATGAGCGTTATGTATACATTTCTTCCATTATCGGAGATTGTATTACAAAATCAAAAGCAAAAGGAGAGCTGACAACATCAGATAAGATTGACCGAATCGTAACAAACCGTTGGCTGGCACTTCCAATCTTTGCAGTGATCATGTGGATTGTATATTACGTTTCCGTTACAACAGTAGGAGCTTTTGTAACAGACTGGACAAATGATGTGCTCTTTGGAGAAATTATTCCACCGGCGATTGAAAAGCTTCTTGTGTCTGTTCATTGCGCAGCATGGCTGCAGGGATTGATCCTTGATGGTATCGTAGCCGGTGTCGGAGCAGTTCTTGGTTTCGTACCACAGATGCTTGTACTTTTCATTTTCCTCGCATTTTTGGAATCATGCGGATACATGGCTCGTGTAGCATTTATCATGGATAGAATTTTCCGTAAATTCGGTCTTTCAGGAAAATCATTCATCCCAATGTTGATCGGTACAGGTTGTGGAGTGCCTGGAGTTATGGCATCTCGTACAATTGAAAATGACCGTGACCGTAAAATGACAATTATGACAACAACATTTATCCCATGTGGAGCAAAGCTTCCAATCATCGCATTGATCGCAGGTGCATTGTTTGACGGGGCTTCATGGGTAGCACCAAGTGCATATTTCGTAGGAATCGCAGCAATCATTTGCTCAGGAATCATTTTAAAGAAAACAAAAATGTTCGCCGGAGATCCTGCACCATTCGTTATGGAACTTCCGGCATACCATATGCCAACAGTAGGAAACGTACTTCGAAGCATGTGGGAAAGAGGATGGTCATTTATCAAAAAAGCCGGAACAATCATCACATTGTCAACAATCCTGCTTTGGTTCTTAATGAGCTTCGGCTGGGTAGATGGTTCATTCGGAATGCTTGAAGCAGAACAGCTTAACGACAGTATCCTCGCTTCAATCGGAAACGTAATCGCACCACTGTTTGCACCTCTTGGATGGGGTGACTGGAAGATGGCAGTTGCAGCCGTTACAGGACTCATCGCAAAAGAAAACGTAGTAGGTACATTCGGTATCCTCTTCGGATTCGCAGAAGTTGCAGAAAACGGAACAGAAATCTGGGGACAGCTCGCAGGAAGCATGACAGCAGTTGCAGCATACTCATTCCTCGTATTCAACCTCTTATGCGCACCTTGCTTCGCAGCAATGGGAGCAATTAAACGTGAAATGAACAATGCAAAATGGTTCTGGTTTGCAATCGGATATCAGACATTGCTCGCATACGTAGTATCACTTTGCATTTACCAGATTGGTACACTCATCACAGCCGGAACTTTCGGTGTAGGAACAGTTGTAGCATTCATTCTCATTATAGGATTCCTTTACCTCCTGTTCAGACCTTACAAAGAAAGCAAGACATTAAAAGTAAGTGCAGGAACCATTTAG
- a CDS encoding PilZ domain-containing protein → MGTLDIKRGTKMQLAKDAAVGQEPVFNMLSTFNKELDESAFLVSIPMLDGKPLQADESQKFLFRYEEGEETRIIAGYVDDVIKEGIRRYWKIRRVTENRQFIKRIDVRMKVELPVKFMQDTWELNSQGEIEQESGETMDISNNGLAVYMNRWFEVGETCIFTLPRLGNASEGMPSREVVGVICWEREMPKGGPFRFVTGIQLRFANTDEKVKMQEYVAYVKKRYKL, encoded by the coding sequence ATGGGAACATTAGATATCAAGCGCGGGACGAAGATGCAGCTTGCAAAAGATGCAGCAGTAGGTCAGGAGCCGGTATTCAATATGCTAAGTACATTTAATAAAGAACTCGACGAATCAGCATTTCTTGTATCGATTCCAATGTTAGATGGAAAGCCACTACAGGCAGATGAAAGTCAAAAATTCTTATTCCGCTACGAAGAAGGAGAAGAAACCCGCATCATTGCAGGTTACGTTGACGATGTAATAAAAGAAGGAATCCGTCGTTATTGGAAGATTCGAAGAGTAACTGAAAACCGACAATTCATAAAACGTATCGATGTTCGTATGAAAGTTGAGCTTCCGGTCAAATTCATGCAAGACACCTGGGAATTAAACTCACAAGGTGAGATAGAACAAGAATCCGGCGAGACGATGGATATTTCAAACAATGGTCTTGCGGTCTATATGAATCGCTGGTTTGAAGTCGGAGAAACCTGTATTTTTACACTTCCCCGTTTGGGAAATGCTTCCGAAGGGATGCCATCAAGAGAAGTCGTTGGCGTTATCTGCTGGGAGAGAGAGATGCCAAAAGGCGGACCATTCCGCTTTGTTACAGGTATTCAGTTAAGATTTGCAAATACAGATGAAAAAGTAAAAATGCAAGAATATGTAGCTTATGTAAAGAAAAGATATAAGCTGTGA
- a CDS encoding Fur family transcriptional regulator has protein sequence MDREEIIQQLRAHGCRITKQRLAILDTILEGDCSSCKEIHYKASKLDPGIGMATVYRMVNSLEEIGAITRKNIYLVGATN, from the coding sequence ATGGATAGAGAAGAAATAATTCAGCAGTTGAGAGCACATGGATGCCGTATAACAAAACAGAGACTGGCAATTCTTGATACTATCTTGGAGGGCGACTGCTCTTCATGCAAGGAAATCCATTACAAAGCTTCTAAATTAGATCCAGGAATCGGAATGGCAACAGTTTATCGAATGGTAAACTCATTAGAAGAGATTGGTGCAATCACGAGGAAAAACATTTATCTGGTAGGAGCGACCAATTAG
- a CDS encoding ABC transporter permease, with protein sequence MKNPLSKRYLRELRAEWGKYLALFLFFTIIIGFCSGFLVADGSCKSAYDNSFEKYNVENGHFVLTDSISDELKEELEEKEDITIYPMFYKDKEIAKEHTIRLYKMRDDVNKADLMEGEYPKADDEIVIDRLYAENNEIAIGDTMKIEGKKYKVTGVVALSDYSALFKNNTDMMFDANKFTVALVTEHAFDKFGDAGLKKCYAWVNDDVALSDKEQEDKANDIKDIIKKKAVMTDFVARQDNQAITFTGDDMGGDQVMVQWLLYIVIVILAFIFAITARSTIEQESSVVGTLLASGYTRGELVRHYMTLPVVVMLVASVVGNVLGYTWMKYVVTGMYYHSYSLPTYTTIWNADAFIETTVIPFVLLLVVNFLVIMSMMTLPPLQFLRHELKRNKKRRAISLPNWKFITRFRIRVILQNKAAYLTLFAGIFFASVLMLFGMMLSPLLTHFKAEVLDSKIANYQYILKMPLETETSGAEKYAVSELKNSSDEEITVYGIEDHSKYLKNLDLKDGEVVLSDGYMEKYGIQIGDEIKLHEEYGDNKYTFKVSGSYHYPATMCIFLSKSTFCDIFDKDPDYFSGYFTDKKIEDIDDTMIASTITEHDLTVMADQLEDSMGQTFYMMNGFALMIYIIVIYLLAKTIIEKNAASISMLKILGYSDREAGNLYSLATGVVVAISLIIAIPLSDKAIKVIYYLMMKDYSGWLTYYIAPWIYPTMFVLGMLCYLVVYIIQSKKIRRIPLSQALKNVE encoded by the coding sequence ATGAAAAATCCATTATCAAAACGATATCTGCGTGAGCTGAGGGCGGAATGGGGAAAATATCTGGCCCTCTTTTTGTTCTTTACGATCATCATAGGATTTTGTTCCGGTTTTCTTGTGGCAGACGGAAGCTGCAAATCAGCCTATGATAACAGCTTTGAAAAATATAATGTCGAGAATGGACATTTTGTATTAACCGATTCCATTTCAGATGAATTAAAAGAGGAATTAGAAGAAAAAGAAGATATTACGATTTATCCGATGTTCTATAAAGATAAAGAAATCGCAAAAGAACATACAATCCGTCTGTATAAGATGCGTGATGATGTAAATAAAGCGGACTTGATGGAAGGAGAATATCCCAAAGCGGATGATGAAATCGTGATTGACCGCTTGTATGCAGAAAATAATGAGATTGCCATTGGCGATACCATGAAAATCGAAGGCAAAAAATACAAGGTTACAGGGGTGGTCGCATTATCAGATTACAGTGCATTATTTAAAAATAATACTGATATGATGTTTGATGCGAATAAATTTACAGTTGCGCTTGTAACGGAACATGCGTTTGATAAATTTGGAGATGCTGGTCTTAAGAAATGTTATGCGTGGGTAAATGATGACGTGGCTTTATCTGACAAAGAGCAGGAGGATAAGGCAAATGATATCAAGGATATCATAAAGAAAAAAGCTGTCATGACAGATTTTGTTGCCCGTCAGGACAATCAGGCAATCACCTTCACAGGAGACGATATGGGCGGAGACCAGGTAATGGTACAGTGGCTGCTTTATATCGTAATCGTTATTCTGGCATTTATATTTGCGATTACGGCGAGAAGTACGATTGAGCAGGAATCTTCCGTAGTCGGAACCTTATTGGCGTCCGGTTATACGAGAGGCGAATTGGTGCGGCATTATATGACGCTGCCGGTGGTTGTTATGCTGGTCGCATCTGTTGTAGGAAATGTACTCGGGTATACATGGATGAAATATGTTGTGACAGGGATGTATTACCATAGTTATTCGCTTCCGACATACACGACAATCTGGAATGCAGATGCTTTTATAGAAACGACAGTCATACCATTTGTGTTACTTCTGGTTGTAAATTTCCTTGTAATCATGTCCATGATGACTTTGCCGCCATTACAATTTTTAAGACATGAGCTTAAGAGAAACAAGAAAAGAAGAGCAATCAGCCTTCCAAACTGGAAATTTATTACCCGATTCCGCATCCGTGTGATTCTGCAAAATAAAGCGGCTTATCTGACGTTGTTTGCGGGTATTTTCTTCGCAAGTGTTTTGATGTTGTTTGGAATGATGTTATCACCATTGCTGACTCATTTTAAAGCAGAAGTACTCGATTCAAAAATTGCGAATTATCAGTATATTTTGAAAATGCCTTTGGAAACGGAGACATCAGGTGCTGAAAAATATGCAGTATCAGAGCTGAAAAACAGTAGTGACGAAGAGATTACGGTTTATGGAATCGAGGATCATTCAAAATATTTGAAGAATTTGGATCTGAAAGATGGAGAAGTCGTACTGTCAGACGGATATATGGAGAAATATGGTATCCAAATTGGAGACGAAATCAAGCTCCATGAAGAATACGGAGATAATAAATATACATTTAAGGTGAGCGGAAGTTATCATTATCCGGCTACGATGTGTATATTTTTATCAAAATCCACATTTTGCGATATATTTGACAAAGATCCGGATTATTTTAGCGGATATTTTACAGATAAAAAAATAGAAGATATCGACGATACAATGATTGCATCTACGATTACAGAACATGATCTGACAGTTATGGCAGATCAGCTCGAAGACTCTATGGGACAGACTTTTTATATGATGAATGGATTTGCTTTGATGATTTATATCATCGTAATTTATTTGCTTGCAAAAACTATTATCGAGAAAAATGCAGCGTCGATTTCAATGCTTAAGATTCTTGGGTATTCCGACAGAGAAGCCGGAAATTTATACAGCCTTGCAACGGGCGTTGTTGTGGCGATTTCTTTGATAATCGCGATACCGCTCAGTGATAAAGCGATAAAAGTGATCTATTATCTTATGATGAAGGATTATTCAGGCTGGCTGACATATTATATAGCTCCTTGGATTTATCCGACAATGTTTGTGTTGGGAATGCTTTGTTATCTGGTTGTATATATAATCCAGTCGAAAAAAATCCGAAGAATCCCATTATCACAGGCATTAAAAAATGTTGAATGA
- a CDS encoding transposase, which produces MPRKPREKSRFGIYHVILRGVNKQIIFEENEDYLQFIRILKKYKEVCEFKLYAYCLMDNHVHLLMEQTTTDLGTIMKRIEVKFVKWYNRKYKRIGYLFQDRYKSEPINDEGYFRTVFRYIHQNPLHAGLETAVGTYRWSSYYDYAISQSSFVDIDKAINLFQSNEKCIEYLQYISDEKCMEYNSLSRLSDTEALKIIHKKTSCESASDFQHLDRTLRNQYLQKLHYSGISIRQLSRLTGISRTAINNAIRERTI; this is translated from the coding sequence ATGCCGAGAAAACCAAGAGAAAAAAGTAGATTTGGCATTTACCACGTCATTTTGCGAGGTGTCAACAAGCAAATCATTTTTGAAGAAAATGAGGATTATTTGCAATTTATCCGTATATTAAAAAAATACAAAGAAGTATGTGAATTCAAATTGTATGCATATTGTTTGATGGACAATCATGTTCACTTATTAATGGAACAAACAACCACCGATTTAGGAACAATCATGAAAAGGATAGAGGTGAAATTTGTTAAATGGTACAATCGAAAATATAAACGCATCGGATATTTGTTTCAAGACAGGTATAAAAGCGAACCGATAAACGATGAAGGATATTTTCGGACTGTATTCCGCTATATTCATCAAAATCCGCTTCACGCGGGACTGGAAACTGCTGTCGGAACTTATAGGTGGAGCAGTTATTACGATTATGCAATCTCACAATCTTCGTTTGTAGATATAGACAAAGCGATAAATTTATTTCAAAGTAATGAAAAATGCATAGAATATTTACAATATATTTCTGATGAAAAATGCATGGAATATAATTCTTTATCACGGCTTTCTGACACGGAAGCATTGAAAATAATTCATAAGAAAACGTCTTGCGAATCCGCATCTGATTTTCAACATCTTGATCGAACCCTGCGAAATCAATACTTACAAAAGTTACATTATTCAGGCATTTCCATACGTCAGCTCAGTCGTTTGACGGGAATTTCCAGAACTGCAATAAATAATGCAATACGAGAAAGGACCATTTAG
- a CDS encoding prepilin peptidase, translating into MSTIINVIYVIILLCVAWQDYKTRIIHNKFHIIIFSLAFVQMLLIPEYRMLDRLIGMLVVSGPMLLLTLLIPGSFGGGDIKLMAASGFFLGTSSILCAMNLAIIAGSVYGIIMLKNRKRDRKDQFAFGPFLAIGLSIAAFWGNEIVSWYLKIQH; encoded by the coding sequence ATGAGCACTATAATAAATGTAATCTATGTAATAATCTTGCTATGCGTAGCCTGGCAGGATTATAAAACCCGAATAATCCACAACAAATTTCATATCATCATCTTTTCCCTTGCATTTGTGCAAATGCTTCTCATACCAGAATACAGAATGCTGGATAGATTAATCGGCATGTTGGTTGTGTCCGGCCCAATGCTATTGCTGACCTTACTGATTCCAGGGAGCTTCGGCGGCGGAGACATCAAACTAATGGCCGCATCAGGCTTCTTTTTAGGTACGAGCTCCATTCTATGTGCAATGAACCTGGCAATCATAGCAGGAAGCGTTTACGGGATTATTATGCTAAAAAACAGAAAACGAGATAGGAAAGATCAGTTCGCCTTCGGACCATTCCTAGCAATAGGGCTGTCGATAGCTGCTTTTTGGGGAAATGAGATTGTTTCGTGGTATTTAAAAATCCAGCATTGA
- a CDS encoding FeoA family protein, translating to MKTLREVSVGQTVKVTKLTGEGPVKRRIMDMGITKGVEVFVRKVAPLGDPIEVTVRGYELSLRKADAEMILVE from the coding sequence ATGAAAACATTGAGAGAGGTATCGGTAGGTCAGACAGTGAAAGTTACAAAACTTACCGGAGAGGGACCTGTTAAGAGAAGAATCATGGATATGGGAATTACAAAAGGTGTTGAAGTTTTTGTAAGAAAAGTAGCACCGCTTGGTGATCCTATTGAAGTAACAGTTAGAGGATATGAATTATCACTTCGTAAAGCAGATGCCGAGATGATTCTTGTTGAGTAA
- a CDS encoding FeoA family protein, with protein sequence MMPLTMVNPGEENIIKRIGGKEDTRRFLENLGFVVGGAVTVVSDIGGNLIVNVKESRVAIGKDMANKIMV encoded by the coding sequence ATGATGCCGTTAACAATGGTAAATCCGGGAGAAGAAAACATTATTAAGCGTATAGGTGGAAAAGAAGATACAAGAAGATTTCTAGAGAACCTGGGCTTTGTCGTAGGAGGAGCCGTAACGGTAGTCTCTGATATCGGAGGAAATCTGATTGTGAATGTGAAAGAGTCACGTGTAGCAATCGGAAAAGATATGGCAAACAAAATCATGGTATAG
- a CDS encoding phosphoribosylaminoimidazolesuccinocarboxamide synthase, translated as MNKYEVQKMQELKPIKEGKVREIYDNGDSLIMVATDRISCFDVILNNEVTKKGTVLTQMSKFWFDLTEDILPNHMISVDVKDMPEYFQQPKFDGNSMMCRKLEMLPIECIVRGYITGSGWESYKENGTVCGIKLPEGLKESDKLPEPIYTPSTKAEIGDHDENISYEQSIEHLEKYFPGQGKEYAEKLRDCTIALYKKCAEYALSKGIIIADTKFEFGLDENGNLVIGDEMLTPDSSRFWPAEGYEPGHGQPSFDKQFARDWLKANPDNDWTLPQDIVDKTINKYLQAYEMLTGEKLK; from the coding sequence ATGAATAAATACGAGGTGCAAAAGATGCAGGAATTAAAACCAATTAAAGAAGGAAAAGTACGTGAGATTTATGATAATGGTGACAGCCTGATCATGGTTGCAACAGACCGAATCAGCTGTTTTGACGTAATTCTGAATAATGAAGTGACAAAAAAAGGAACTGTATTGACTCAGATGTCAAAATTCTGGTTTGATCTTACAGAAGATATTCTTCCAAACCACATGATTTCTGTAGACGTGAAAGATATGCCGGAATATTTCCAGCAGCCCAAATTCGATGGCAACAGCATGATGTGCCGCAAGCTGGAGATGCTCCCAATCGAGTGCATCGTTCGTGGATATATTACAGGAAGCGGATGGGAAAGCTATAAAGAGAATGGAACTGTTTGCGGAATCAAGCTTCCGGAAGGATTGAAAGAATCTGACAAATTACCTGAGCCAATCTATACACCATCAACAAAAGCAGAGATTGGTGACCATGACGAAAACATTTCCTATGAGCAGAGTATAGAACATCTGGAAAAATATTTCCCAGGACAGGGAAAAGAATACGCAGAAAAATTGCGTGACTGTACAATCGCATTGTACAAAAAATGTGCAGAGTACGCACTGAGCAAAGGAATTATCATTGCAGACACAAAATTTGAGTTTGGTCTGGATGAAAATGGTAATCTTGTAATCGGTGATGAGATGCTCACACCAGACAGTTCTCGTTTCTGGCCAGCTGAAGGATACGAACCGGGACATGGACAGCCATCCTTTGACAAACAGTTTGCCCGCGACTGGCTGAAAGCAAATCCGGATAATGACTGGACACTTCCGCAGGATATCGTGGATAAAACAATCAATAAATATCTTCAGGCATATGAGATGCTGACAGGTGAAAAACTGAAATAA
- a CDS encoding NUDIX domain-containing protein → MEETEKEFLKKYDASKYQKPSVAADIVIFSTCNMENIDSGELKLLLVKRGKHPYKNAFALPGGFVGIDETIEEAARRELLEETGVDCEFLEQLRTTSTVDRDPRYRVISASYIALIDAEKYTIKAGDDASDAKWFAVSMKQNENKNWVLKLQSDKEELKAVLHEEKKKWIPESELRILENDGLAFDHALIIGYAIWKLKSWKKM, encoded by the coding sequence ATGGAAGAAACAGAAAAGGAATTTTTAAAGAAATACGACGCATCGAAGTATCAAAAACCTTCAGTGGCAGCAGATATCGTAATTTTTTCAACATGTAATATGGAAAATATTGACTCAGGAGAATTAAAGCTTTTGCTGGTTAAGAGAGGAAAACATCCTTATAAAAATGCATTTGCTCTTCCGGGAGGTTTTGTCGGCATCGATGAAACAATCGAGGAGGCCGCGCGGAGAGAATTACTGGAAGAGACAGGCGTGGATTGCGAATTCTTAGAGCAGCTTCGAACTACAAGCACAGTCGACAGAGACCCTCGTTACCGAGTAATATCCGCAAGCTATATAGCACTGATAGATGCAGAAAAATATACCATCAAAGCAGGAGATGATGCCAGTGATGCAAAATGGTTTGCAGTATCGATGAAGCAGAATGAAAACAAAAACTGGGTGCTGAAATTACAGTCAGACAAAGAAGAACTAAAAGCGGTTCTTCACGAAGAAAAGAAAAAATGGATTCCAGAGTCAGAACTGAGAATTCTGGAAAATGACGGACTGGCGTTTGACCATGCACTGATTATCGGATATGCAATATGGAAGCTTAAAAGCTGGAAAAAGATGTAA